Proteins found in one Arcobacter sp. F2176 genomic segment:
- the ectA gene encoding diaminobutyrate acetyltransferase, giving the protein MSSYNIMIRKPEKSDAIQIYDLVKESKVLDLNSEYLYLLQSTHFSSTCAVALHEDKVIGFVSGYLKPDENNSLFIWQVAVDGKYRGNDIAGRLIMNIIKRDFLDVEKIYTTVSPSNISSIKVFEKVAKGLNTKMTSSTFFEKNDFKNSHEDETLYEIGPFKIKEEK; this is encoded by the coding sequence ATGTCATCATATAATATTATGATAAGAAAACCAGAAAAATCTGATGCAATCCAAATTTATGATTTGGTAAAAGAGAGTAAGGTTTTAGATTTAAATTCTGAGTACCTTTATTTACTTCAATCAACACATTTTTCATCAACTTGTGCAGTTGCATTACATGAAGATAAAGTTATAGGTTTTGTATCTGGATATTTAAAACCAGATGAAAATAACAGTTTGTTCATATGGCAAGTTGCAGTTGATGGAAAATATAGAGGAAATGATATAGCAGGTCGACTAATCATGAATATAATTAAAAGAGATTTTTTAGATGTTGAAAAAATCTATACAACAGTGTCACCTAGCAATATATCATCAATAAAGGTTTTTGAAAAGGTTGCCAAAGGGCTAAATACAAAAATGACTAGTAGTACATTTTTTGAAAAAAATGATTTTAAAAACAGTCATGAAGATGAGACTCTATACGAAATAGGGCCATTTAAAATAAAGGAAGAAAAATAA
- a CDS encoding MerR family transcriptional regulator: MALIDNDKEILPLSSIAELLGTKVRTLKMYEDKGLLPEKKEIKKLYSINDTKMVSFVHYLASVKKINANGIKYITEMVENNMDENNKALFLNIVEEKMEKLSTDDIKDIELL; the protein is encoded by the coding sequence GTGGCTTTAATAGATAATGACAAGGAAATATTACCTTTAAGTAGTATTGCAGAACTTTTAGGAACAAAAGTAAGAACTTTAAAAATGTACGAAGACAAAGGACTTTTACCTGAAAAGAAAGAGATTAAAAAACTATATTCAATCAATGATACAAAAATGGTCTCTTTTGTTCACTACTTAGCAAGTGTAAAAAAAATAAATGCAAATGGTATAAAATATATTACTGAAATGGTTGAAAATAATATGGATGAGAATAATAAAGCTCTGTTTTTAAATATAGTTGAAGAGAAAATGGAGAAATTATCTACAGATGATATAAAAGATATAGAACTTTTATAA
- a CDS encoding MFS transporter yields MNYKELLVNYPLVRKLSILQLIAYFGAWFSNVAIYTMLVNFGSSAFIISLVTAMFFIPAIVIAPLSGAIIDRFRIKPLMLTLLSTELCMTLLLLVINDKDDIWLLLILIFIRMSSASMFFSAEMTLLPKIVSGDVLKKTNEIHSIIWSFTYAFGMAMSGLVVNYFGVKIAIILDSLFFIIAILVFFNIEFKVEIVHTKEKVLSMIKGGFLYIKSNKHVLHLLLLHASVGLTSFDTLVTLLAKNEYKYVIAVPLSIGITNAIRAMALMVGPFIITNWVNKDRLTLLFIFQGLGIILWGIFQFNFYLALIMVFLTGFTTTTIWSMTYAFIQERVEHKYLGRVISYNDMIFMLSNVLTTFFIGILADIIPLSFITIILGFAFILVAFYYKKVVKVLL; encoded by the coding sequence TTGAACTATAAAGAACTTTTAGTTAATTATCCACTTGTAAGAAAGCTCTCAATTCTTCAATTAATAGCTTATTTTGGAGCTTGGTTTTCAAATGTTGCTATTTATACTATGCTTGTAAATTTTGGCTCTAGTGCCTTTATAATTTCACTTGTTACTGCTATGTTCTTTATTCCAGCAATCGTGATAGCGCCTTTATCTGGTGCCATTATAGATAGATTCAGAATCAAACCACTAATGCTAACACTTTTAAGTACAGAATTATGCATGACCTTACTACTTCTTGTTATTAATGATAAAGATGATATTTGGCTTTTGTTGATACTTATTTTTATAAGAATGAGTAGTGCTTCTATGTTTTTTTCTGCAGAAATGACACTGTTACCTAAAATAGTCTCTGGTGATGTTTTAAAAAAGACAAATGAAATCCACTCTATTATTTGGTCATTTACTTATGCTTTTGGTATGGCAATGAGTGGGCTTGTTGTAAATTATTTTGGAGTTAAGATAGCTATTATTTTAGATTCTTTATTTTTTATTATAGCGATATTGGTTTTTTTTAATATTGAATTTAAAGTAGAAATTGTACATACAAAAGAGAAAGTTTTATCTATGATAAAAGGTGGCTTTTTATATATAAAAAGTAATAAACATGTTCTACATTTATTGTTGCTCCATGCATCAGTTGGATTAACTTCTTTTGATACACTAGTAACATTACTAGCTAAAAATGAGTATAAGTATGTAATAGCAGTACCCTTATCAATAGGTATAACAAATGCTATTAGAGCAATGGCGCTTATGGTAGGTCCATTTATTATTACAAATTGGGTAAATAAAGATAGATTAACACTTTTATTTATTTTTCAAGGCTTAGGTATAATTTTATGGGGGATTTTCCAATTTAATTTTTATTTGGCATTAATCATGGTTTTTTTAACTGGCTTTACGACAACAACTATTTGGTCAATGACTTATGCCTTTATACAAGAAAGAGTTGAGCACAAATATTTGGGACGAGTAATATCATATAATGACATGATATTTATGCTATCAAATGTACTTACCACATTTTTTATTGGTATTTTAGCAGATATTATTCCTCTTAGTTTTATTACTATTATTTTAGGTTTTGCTTTTATTCTTGTCGCTTTTTATTATAAAAAAGTTGTAAAAGTTCTTTTATAA
- a CDS encoding HlyD family secretion protein, with protein MKIVAVFLLSAHLLFAMEYYSKLEPYDSFVVKSAVSGKILFTNEEVEGKYLNKKTKIIEIDNNVDKIELAQTKNKLKVLDSMLNIQEKNYNRLYKISSKSAFEKDNQKIQVLNLESTKSDLIINIANLEDTIKNKILWEDKIYIYNISVKKGDYVTPGTLLYESKDLSKAKLEIYIPISDYASISNKTIYLDGKKSDLKVDKIYEVADSKHISSYKVEIIVPNPKTFSRLVKIEFK; from the coding sequence ATGAAAATTGTTGCTGTTTTTCTTCTAAGTGCACATTTATTATTTGCAATGGAATATTATTCAAAACTAGAACCATATGATAGTTTTGTAGTAAAATCCGCTGTAAGTGGAAAAATACTTTTTACAAATGAAGAAGTAGAGGGAAAATACCTAAATAAAAAAACAAAAATTATAGAAATAGATAATAATGTTGATAAAATAGAGCTTGCTCAAACAAAGAATAAATTAAAAGTTTTAGATTCTATGCTAAATATTCAAGAAAAAAATTATAATAGACTGTATAAGATATCTTCAAAATCAGCTTTTGAAAAAGATAATCAAAAAATACAAGTTTTAAATTTAGAATCAACAAAAAGTGATTTGATAATAAATATAGCCAATCTTGAAGATACAATTAAAAATAAAATCTTGTGGGAAGATAAAATTTATATTTATAATATAAGTGTTAAAAAAGGAGATTATGTGACTCCTGGTACTTTATTATATGAATCAAAAGATTTAAGTAAAGCCAAATTAGAAATTTATATTCCTATTTCTGATTATGCTTCAATTTCTAATAAAACAATATACTTAGATGGTAAAAAAAGTGATTTGAAAGTTGACAAAATTTATGAAGTAGCTGATAGTAAACACATCTCTTCATATAAAGTAGAAATAATAGTGCCCAATCCTAAAACATTTTCTAGACTTGTTAAAATAGAATTTAAATAA
- a CDS encoding BatD family protein → MNLYFRLFILIIFTSFLYGNVVVKSSDNFILNENYVFEIQADGTDVEFPKIDKIDNYVVSNLGTSRTMTSTNGNVVNKIKKTYAIKPTKEFTLPSFEIKVDGKSFKTKEKFVKEVIPSKTNSKNFDFKISLNKTSLYSGEDAILNMKFKYKKDIQISDLGFNMPVFNDIWSKKIDEKNKSYEENGFIVQELNFLISPQKAGKLRIDPIKIQAKVIDENAFSYSLFSQAEKLENIYSNSLNLDVKPLPKGVNLVGDFSIKTSISKTEIIAGDSLSFKVEIDGTGNLDDMDDIKLNIKDATIFEDKPKIQTKIVNDKYTGSYKKSFSIIANKDFEIPQIQLKYFDKATQKVVIKNTPSYKIKVKNVKKQKSFSGLEIAQPEKQVEVVKEKIVYKTSLNKMILSFILGVFLTIIAFAIYFYVKAKKNLKQINDLPLIKLVKKSKNENEIMKILLPYIGYNKNLDEMIFKLEKDKSIDLKIAKNKIIKILETLDL, encoded by the coding sequence ATGAATTTATATTTTAGACTTTTTATATTAATAATTTTTACATCTTTTCTTTATGGAAATGTTGTTGTAAAATCAAGTGATAATTTCATTTTAAATGAAAATTATGTTTTTGAAATACAAGCAGATGGTACAGATGTTGAGTTTCCTAAGATAGACAAAATAGATAATTATGTAGTGTCTAATTTGGGTACTAGTAGAACAATGACAAGCACTAATGGCAATGTAGTAAATAAGATTAAAAAAACATATGCAATAAAACCTACAAAAGAGTTTACCTTGCCATCTTTTGAAATAAAAGTTGATGGAAAATCTTTTAAAACAAAAGAAAAGTTTGTAAAAGAAGTAATTCCAAGTAAAACAAACTCAAAAAATTTTGATTTTAAAATTTCATTAAATAAAACCTCTTTATATAGTGGTGAAGATGCAATTTTAAATATGAAATTCAAATATAAAAAAGATATACAAATATCAGATTTAGGTTTTAATATGCCAGTTTTTAATGATATTTGGAGTAAAAAAATTGATGAGAAAAACAAAAGTTATGAAGAAAATGGCTTTATTGTTCAGGAGTTAAACTTCTTAATCTCTCCTCAAAAAGCTGGTAAGTTAAGAATAGATCCTATAAAAATACAAGCAAAAGTAATTGATGAAAATGCTTTTAGTTATTCTTTATTTTCGCAAGCTGAAAAATTAGAAAATATATACTCTAACTCTCTTAATTTAGATGTTAAACCATTACCAAAAGGTGTTAATTTAGTAGGTGATTTTTCCATAAAAACTTCTATTTCTAAAACTGAGATAATTGCAGGTGATTCTTTATCTTTTAAAGTAGAGATTGATGGAACTGGGAACCTTGATGACATGGATGATATTAAATTGAATATCAAAGATGCAACAATATTTGAAGATAAACCAAAAATCCAAACAAAAATTGTAAATGACAAATATACAGGTTCATATAAAAAGTCTTTTTCAATAATTGCAAATAAAGATTTTGAAATACCACAAATACAGCTTAAATACTTCGATAAAGCTACTCAAAAAGTTGTTATCAAAAATACTCCAAGTTATAAAATAAAAGTAAAAAATGTAAAAAAACAAAAGAGTTTTTCCGGCTTAGAAATAGCTCAACCTGAAAAACAAGTAGAAGTTGTAAAAGAAAAAATAGTGTATAAAACATCTTTAAATAAAATGATATTATCATTCATTTTAGGTGTTTTTCTGACAATAATAGCTTTTGCTATTTATTTTTATGTTAAAGCTAAAAAGAATTTAAAACAAATAAACGATTTACCACTTATAAAATTAGTAAAAAAATCTAAAAATGAAAATGAAATTATGAAGATACTTCTTCCTTATATTGGATATAATAAAAATCTTGATGAAATGATTTTTAAACTTGAAAAAGACAAGTCTATTGACTTGAAAATTGCTAAAAATAAGATTATTAAAATATTAGAAACTTTAGACTTGTAA
- the flhA gene encoding flagellar biosynthesis protein FlhA yields the protein MNIRKIFSKDLFAVIFFIAILSIIIVPLPKLILDFFLILSLSISLLILLIGLYIQKPTDLTTFPTLILIFALFRLSLNIATTRSILTDGHNGPDAVSSIISAFGNFVVGGNMVIGIVVFIILVLINFMVVTKGSTRVAEVTARFTLDSMPGKQMAIDADLNAGFIDDKEATDRRHELIAEANFYGAMDGSSKFVQGDATAGIIITIVNIIGGLLIGVFQHDLSISESARIFTILTIGDGLVAQIPALILSTATGIIITRSNLDKDNFADQAINQLVKDSKVLILLGITLILFSFIPGFPTGILIVMGLLLGGTGYIIYMVDSGKENSITKFFAKKQETEKQDILEKIKDQKDKASKPESDKETIDNIMKMEVLELKLGMRLLQLVQGNSELLDKIRGIRKTVAADLGFIIPQIKISDDATLNSNQYSLFLKRIPLAVASVEVDRLLAMGGTSKAQLDGKRVKEPVFGLDATWINPDLKDDALLKGFTVVDAPTIISTHISEIIKRHAEDILTRQDIVDIVDGLKKDFPIVVDEAMKLTSHGTLLKVAKDLLHEGIPIVDMLTIIEAVADIAEYTKVPDVLLEHVRSKLYRLITNRYLDTDNILHIITIKPELEQGFIGKLQDKGGASQLLLSIGEINDLVTHTKELVKTVEAKGYNKVAMVVDPVLRKRISEIYEKFGLEIAVLSHAELDSKANFSIEGTLEF from the coding sequence ATGAACATAAGAAAGATATTTTCAAAAGATTTATTTGCAGTAATATTTTTTATTGCAATATTGTCTATTATAATTGTTCCGTTACCGAAACTTATATTAGATTTCTTTTTGATTTTATCTTTGTCTATTTCTTTATTAATTTTACTTATTGGTTTGTATATACAAAAACCTACTGATTTAACAACTTTTCCAACACTTATTTTAATATTTGCACTATTTAGATTATCTTTAAATATTGCAACGACAAGATCAATTTTAACAGATGGGCATAATGGTCCAGATGCTGTAAGTTCTATTATTTCTGCTTTTGGTAACTTTGTTGTTGGTGGAAATATGGTAATTGGGATTGTTGTATTTATTATCTTAGTACTTATTAACTTTATGGTTGTTACAAAAGGGTCTACAAGAGTTGCTGAAGTAACAGCAAGATTTACACTTGATTCTATGCCTGGTAAACAAATGGCAATTGATGCTGATTTAAATGCAGGATTTATTGATGATAAAGAAGCAACAGATAGACGACATGAACTAATTGCAGAAGCAAATTTTTATGGGGCAATGGATGGGTCTTCAAAATTTGTTCAAGGTGATGCAACTGCTGGGATAATTATCACAATAGTAAATATTATTGGTGGGCTTTTAATTGGGGTATTTCAACATGATTTGAGTATTTCAGAAAGTGCTAGAATTTTCACTATTTTAACTATTGGAGATGGATTAGTTGCTCAAATTCCTGCTTTGATTTTATCAACAGCAACGGGTATTATTATAACAAGATCTAATCTTGATAAAGATAATTTTGCAGATCAAGCAATTAATCAACTTGTAAAAGATTCTAAAGTATTAATTTTACTTGGAATTACTTTAATTTTATTTTCATTTATTCCAGGTTTCCCAACTGGTATACTAATAGTTATGGGCTTATTATTGGGTGGAACTGGATATATAATTTATATGGTTGATTCAGGTAAAGAAAATAGTATAACTAAATTCTTTGCTAAAAAACAAGAAACAGAAAAACAAGATATTTTAGAAAAAATAAAAGATCAAAAAGATAAAGCTTCTAAGCCAGAAAGCGATAAAGAAACTATTGATAATATTATGAAAATGGAAGTTTTAGAATTAAAACTTGGAATGAGGCTTTTACAACTTGTTCAGGGTAATTCTGAATTATTAGATAAAATTAGAGGTATAAGAAAAACTGTAGCTGCTGATTTAGGATTTATTATTCCTCAAATAAAGATTTCAGATGATGCAACTTTGAATTCAAATCAATACTCTTTATTCTTAAAAAGAATACCTCTTGCTGTTGCAAGTGTAGAAGTTGATAGACTTCTTGCTATGGGAGGAACTTCTAAGGCTCAATTAGATGGTAAAAGAGTAAAAGAACCTGTTTTTGGGCTTGATGCCACATGGATAAATCCTGATTTAAAAGATGATGCATTATTAAAAGGGTTTACAGTTGTTGATGCTCCAACTATTATCTCTACTCATATTTCTGAGATAATAAAAAGACATGCGGAAGATATTCTTACTAGACAAGATATTGTTGATATTGTTGATGGATTAAAAAAAGATTTCCCAATAGTTGTAGATGAAGCTATGAAATTAACTTCTCATGGGACTCTTTTAAAAGTTGCAAAAGATCTTCTTCATGAAGGTATACCAATAGTAGATATGTTAACAATAATTGAAGCAGTAGCTGATATCGCAGAGTATACTAAAGTTCCTGATGTATTATTAGAACATGTTAGAAGTAAGTTGTATAGACTTATTACTAATAGATATTTAGATACTGATAATATTTTACATATTATTACTATTAAACCAGAACTTGAACAAGGCTTTATTGGTAAGCTTCAAGATAAAGGTGGAGCGTCACAGTTATTGTTATCAATTGGTGAGATTAATGACTTAGTTACTCATACAAAAGAGTTAGTTAAAACTGTAGAAGCAAAAGGTTATAATAAAGTTGCTATGGTTGTAGATCCAGTGTTGAGAAAAAGAATTTCTGAAATTTATGAAAAATTTGGCTTAGAAATTGCTGTATTAAGTCATGCAGAACTTGATTCTAAAGCTAATTTTTCAATTGAAGGTACATTAGAGTTTTAA
- the flgL gene encoding flagellar hook-associated protein FlgL has product MINTDRSTLYRLDILNQQQLRVNYQQSTKKKIDDGSDDSVVYSQQLFLEDKLNVYGGLKTQINNTTAQNDVSDSTLASIKDLLDTIKQEIIKGRNDTNDDISRKSIATQIEGAKENLYTMVNERVQDEYIFSGSETNKQAFTQDANGKVSYNGNTTLRKSAVEVDSYRDRGVTGLDIMSYTTTAGVSGQPLSFEEGERIIDENGREWKLNAAQTVLVEYDEDGKSTKNFIEVTTTGESPDKVHEIAELPKNEDGSEKTFTAKHNTFDAIDDAIAALKSNDGDAMSKALDDINKAWNAANTAHGELGARNATFEAAEERISTKVTHFDVLAIQNNDADLTKVAIESQQLQLIYTSLYSSISKASKLSLVNYLS; this is encoded by the coding sequence ATGATTAATACAGACAGATCAACCCTATACAGATTAGATATACTGAATCAACAACAATTAAGAGTTAATTATCAACAAAGTACAAAAAAGAAAATTGATGATGGGAGTGATGATTCGGTTGTTTATTCTCAGCAATTGTTTTTAGAAGATAAACTTAATGTTTATGGTGGATTGAAAACTCAAATTAACAATACTACAGCACAAAATGATGTATCAGATTCAACTCTTGCATCAATAAAAGATTTATTAGATACCATTAAACAAGAGATTATAAAGGGTCGAAATGATACAAATGATGACATTTCGAGAAAATCTATTGCAACACAAATCGAAGGGGCAAAAGAGAACTTATACACTATGGTTAATGAAAGAGTTCAAGATGAATATATATTCTCTGGTTCTGAGACTAATAAGCAAGCTTTTACACAAGATGCAAATGGAAAAGTTTCATATAATGGTAACACAACTTTAAGAAAAAGTGCTGTTGAAGTAGACTCTTATAGAGATAGAGGAGTTACAGGATTAGATATTATGTCATATACTACAACAGCTGGAGTTTCTGGACAACCTTTAAGTTTTGAAGAGGGTGAAAGAATAATTGATGAGAATGGTAGAGAGTGGAAATTAAATGCAGCACAGACTGTTCTTGTCGAGTATGATGAAGATGGTAAATCAACTAAAAACTTTATTGAAGTAACGACAACAGGGGAATCACCTGATAAGGTACATGAAATAGCTGAACTTCCTAAAAATGAAGATGGTAGTGAAAAAACTTTTACTGCAAAACATAATACTTTTGATGCTATTGATGATGCTATAGCAGCTTTAAAAAGTAATGATGGTGATGCTATGTCTAAGGCTTTAGATGATATAAATAAGGCATGGAATGCTGCAAATACTGCACATGGAGAATTAGGTGCAAGAAATGCGACATTTGAAGCGGCAGAAGAAAGAATAAGTACCAAGGTTACTCATTTTGATGTTTTAGCAATCCAAAATAATGACGCAGATTTGACTAAAGTAGCAATTGAGTCACAACAGTTACAGTTAATTTATACATCACTTTATTCTAGCATTAGCAAGGCAAGCAAATTATCTTTAGTTAACTATTTAAGTTAA
- the fliI gene encoding flagellar protein export ATPase FliI — MTDLDKFIDNIDKNNLIIPFGRITHISSTTIKAVGIEVAVGDIVKIESEQHLYTVLGMTASVESDGFKIVPFSFIEGFRINDKVFLQKDGLTVKSGYGLLGRVVNALGEPIDKKGKVKDLEQNSAINKLSIPALERGIIDERFSTGVKAIDSMLTSGKGQKVGIFAGSGVGKSTLMGMIVKGCEAQIKVVALIGERGREIPEFIHYNLNNNLENTIIIAATSDESALMRKYGAFTAMAIAEFFRDKGHDVLLMMDSVTRFAMAQREIGLSIGEPPVSRGYPPSVFALLPQLMERAGNTQLGSITAFFTVLVDGDDMNDPIADQSRSILDGHIVLTRELTEQGQYPPIDLLKSASRVMDKVVSPEHYNGFLKLKRVLSLIKENEILIRVGAYKQGMDKELDDALAKREKIKSFLFQGTVEKHDFNQIFNQFMEVIK; from the coding sequence ATGACAGATTTAGATAAGTTTATAGATAATATTGATAAAAATAATTTAATAATTCCTTTTGGAAGAATTACTCACATAAGTTCCACTACAATAAAAGCAGTAGGAATAGAAGTTGCTGTTGGAGATATTGTAAAAATAGAGTCTGAGCAACACTTATATACTGTTTTGGGAATGACTGCTTCTGTCGAAAGTGATGGGTTTAAAATAGTACCTTTTTCTTTTATTGAGGGTTTTAGAATTAATGATAAGGTTTTTTTACAAAAAGATGGACTAACCGTAAAAAGTGGATATGGATTATTAGGAAGAGTTGTAAATGCCTTAGGTGAACCTATTGATAAAAAAGGTAAAGTAAAGGATTTAGAACAAAATTCTGCAATAAATAAATTATCAATTCCTGCTTTAGAAAGGGGAATTATTGATGAAAGGTTTTCAACAGGAGTTAAAGCAATAGATTCAATGCTAACATCTGGGAAAGGTCAAAAAGTAGGTATATTTGCTGGAAGTGGTGTTGGTAAATCTACTTTGATGGGGATGATTGTAAAAGGATGTGAAGCACAAATAAAAGTTGTGGCACTAATAGGTGAAAGGGGAAGGGAAATACCTGAGTTTATTCACTATAATTTAAATAATAATTTAGAAAATACAATAATTATTGCTGCAACCTCTGATGAATCTGCTTTAATGAGAAAGTATGGTGCTTTTACAGCTATGGCAATTGCTGAATTTTTTAGGGATAAAGGGCATGATGTTTTACTTATGATGGATTCAGTTACAAGGTTTGCAATGGCACAACGAGAAATAGGACTTAGTATTGGAGAACCACCTGTGAGTAGGGGATATCCACCTTCTGTTTTTGCTCTTTTGCCCCAATTGATGGAGAGAGCTGGAAATACACAATTAGGTTCTATAACCGCATTTTTTACTGTATTAGTTGATGGTGATGATATGAATGACCCAATCGCAGATCAAAGTAGATCAATTCTTGATGGACATATAGTTTTAACAAGAGAATTAACAGAACAAGGTCAATATCCTCCTATAGATTTACTTAAATCTGCATCAAGAGTAATGGATAAAGTAGTTAGTCCTGAACATTATAATGGATTTTTAAAGTTAAAAAGAGTATTATCACTAATAAAAGAGAACGAAATATTAATTCGTGTTGGTGCTTACAAGCAAGGTATGGATAAAGAATTGGATGATGCGTTAGCAAAAAGAGAGAAGATAAAAAGCTTTCTTTTTCAAGGAACAGTTGAAAAACATGACTTTAACCAGATTTTTAACCAATTTATGGAGGTGATTAAATGA